One genomic region from Amaranthus tricolor cultivar Red isolate AtriRed21 chromosome 12, ASM2621246v1, whole genome shotgun sequence encodes:
- the LOC130828082 gene encoding uncharacterized protein LOC130828082, translating to MVLPLYQWRQRQRAALCMLVLILAGISCLHDSQVLGVRQLRYDDHQLLDRSTEVTDRKAKNQKHEQQDQVMYNDEINVSNYNSRSSNYTSHEFEGSVADSERAVPTGPDPLHNREEKT from the exons ATGGTTCTTCCTCTTTATCAATGGCGACAAAGACAAAGAGCCGCTTTATGCATGTTGGTATTAATTTTGGCTGGCATTTCATGTTTACATGATTCCCAAGTTTTGGGAGTTCGTCAACTTAGATATGATGATCATCAGCTTTTAGACAGATCGACAGAAGTAACTGATCGTAAAgctaaaaatcagaaacatgAACAACAGGATCAAGTGATGTACAATGATGAGATCAACGTTAGTAACTACAACAGTAGAAGTAGTAATTATACTTCTCATGAATTTGAAGGTTCTGTTGCAGATAGTGAGAGAGCAGTTCCAACTGGTCCAGATCCTTTGCATAACAG AGAAGAAAAGACGTAG